Proteins encoded by one window of Paenibacillus sp. DCT19:
- the rph gene encoding ribonuclease PH, whose amino-acid sequence MMRSNGRNSEQLRPMNLTINTNKYAEGSVLIEVGDTKVICTATVEERVPPFMKGQGKGWVTAEYSMLPRATHTRNQREANRGKLTGRTMEIQRLIGRALRSVVNLQALGERTITLDCDVIQADGGTRTTSITGSFVALALAVNKIAQQHKLQVFPITDFIAAVSVGVVGEQPVLDLNYDEDSKAKVDMNLVMTGSGKYVELQGTGEEAPFDRRELNTMLELGEQGILEMIERQKEVLGPIALKIGARGLGEA is encoded by the coding sequence ATGATGAGATCTAACGGACGAAACAGCGAACAGCTGCGGCCGATGAATTTAACAATTAACACGAATAAATACGCCGAAGGTTCTGTACTGATAGAAGTCGGAGATACCAAAGTGATATGTACAGCTACAGTGGAGGAACGTGTTCCTCCCTTTATGAAAGGGCAAGGAAAAGGCTGGGTAACAGCAGAATATTCCATGCTGCCACGTGCAACACACACTCGGAATCAACGTGAAGCTAACCGCGGTAAATTGACTGGACGCACGATGGAAATCCAGCGTCTGATTGGCCGGGCACTGCGTTCGGTTGTTAATTTGCAGGCGCTTGGTGAGCGCACGATTACGCTGGATTGTGATGTGATCCAAGCAGATGGAGGCACGCGTACAACGTCCATCACCGGTTCGTTTGTTGCTTTGGCGCTCGCTGTAAACAAAATTGCACAACAGCACAAACTGCAAGTATTCCCAATCACAGACTTCATTGCAGCGGTAAGTGTGGGTGTTGTAGGTGAACAGCCTGTGCTGGATCTGAATTATGATGAGGACTCCAAAGCTAAAGTTGATATGAACTTGGTCATGACAGGTAGCGGGAAGTACGTAGAATTACAGGGAACAGGTGAAGAAGCTCCGTTCGACCGTCGTGAATTGAATACGATGCTGGAACTAGGTGAGCAAGGGATCCTGGAAATGATTGAGCGGCAAAAAGAAGTGCTTGGACCGATCGCACTCAAAATTGGTGCACGCGGCTTAGGGGAAGCTTAA
- a CDS encoding GerMN domain-containing protein, with translation MSKIRNFRKASAAALLSIPMVLSGCSMFNAQSSEAVDPPPPIQEAAMIQAAEGNGVLATLPLTTVYLQNQQGLLAPVSLTLPSGTDIGSPKTALDTLVTGGPYAGMLPEGFQGVLPQGTVVQNVTIHAEDKLAVVEFSGNFAKYDAKDERKLLEAVTWTLTGTPDVENVQIWVDGKKLSQMPVNSTPLPEPLNRAVGINLDLGDSFTTNSSPVTVYFSAASPAGIQYYVPVTRLVTPEGDRVQAALNELIKGPAKGGELEEVMTGGTELQSVKTSEDGTVTVALKDDMFTEGDIVPSELLQSVVLTTAENTVSKDTKVQIEWNGQKTVMSDDNQDYSAPVSKPEHINEIPI, from the coding sequence ATGAGTAAGATCCGTAATTTCCGTAAAGCATCAGCAGCTGCACTACTGAGCATACCAATGGTGTTGTCTGGCTGTAGTATGTTTAATGCACAGTCTTCCGAAGCAGTAGATCCACCGCCGCCGATCCAAGAAGCTGCCATGATTCAAGCCGCTGAGGGAAATGGTGTATTGGCTACACTCCCGCTCACTACTGTTTATTTGCAAAATCAGCAGGGATTACTCGCTCCAGTGTCACTGACGCTTCCATCCGGTACGGATATAGGTAGTCCCAAAACGGCACTCGATACATTAGTCACAGGTGGCCCATATGCGGGGATGCTTCCTGAAGGGTTCCAAGGTGTGCTTCCTCAGGGAACTGTCGTGCAGAATGTCACTATTCATGCAGAGGATAAGCTCGCGGTGGTTGAGTTCTCTGGCAATTTTGCCAAGTATGATGCCAAGGATGAGCGCAAATTGCTGGAGGCTGTAACATGGACGTTGACAGGTACACCGGATGTGGAGAACGTGCAGATCTGGGTAGATGGCAAAAAGCTATCACAAATGCCGGTAAACAGCACGCCATTGCCAGAGCCGTTGAACCGGGCTGTAGGTATTAATCTCGACCTGGGCGATAGCTTTACTACGAACAGCAGTCCGGTCACCGTTTATTTCTCAGCCGCATCACCAGCAGGAATTCAGTATTACGTTCCAGTGACACGTCTCGTGACTCCAGAGGGAGACCGGGTACAAGCTGCACTGAACGAACTGATCAAAGGCCCAGCAAAAGGCGGCGAGCTGGAAGAGGTCATGACGGGCGGTACGGAACTGCAATCGGTCAAAACATCAGAAGATGGGACAGTAACCGTTGCACTTAAGGATGATATGTTTACCGAGGGTGATATCGTGCCAAGTGAATTATTGCAATCCGTGGTGCTCACTACGGCAGAAAATACGGTAAGCAAAGATACCAAAGTGCAGATTGAATGGAATGGGCAAAAAACCGTCATGAGTGATGATAATCAGGATTATAGTGCGCCTGTATCTAAGCCAGAGCATATCAATGAAATTCCGATTTAA
- a CDS encoding phosphatidylglycerophosphatase A, with protein MEHSEQEKIPYSLNSRKVAEATREWLHKRGVTILEIAELVMFLQKKYYPDLTMEECIENVEMVLKKREVQNAVLTGIQLDLLAEQGQLLAPLQDMIENDEGLYGVDEILAFSIVNVYGSIGFTNYGYVDKLKPGVLERLNDKSQGPVHTFLDDIVGAIASAASSRIAHRKQSEREEELGEKPVSDDAI; from the coding sequence ATGGAACATTCTGAGCAAGAAAAAATCCCTTATAGCCTCAATAGCCGCAAAGTCGCGGAGGCAACCCGGGAATGGCTACATAAACGGGGCGTTACGATCCTTGAGATCGCGGAACTCGTCATGTTTCTTCAGAAGAAATATTACCCAGACCTTACCATGGAAGAATGTATTGAAAATGTGGAGATGGTGCTGAAGAAGCGTGAGGTTCAGAACGCTGTCCTGACAGGAATTCAACTCGACTTGCTGGCAGAGCAAGGTCAACTCCTTGCGCCTTTGCAAGATATGATCGAAAATGATGAGGGGCTGTATGGCGTCGATGAGATTCTCGCCTTTTCCATCGTGAATGTATACGGGAGCATTGGCTTTACCAATTACGGGTATGTGGACAAGCTGAAGCCAGGGGTGCTTGAACGTCTAAACGATAAGAGCCAGGGCCCTGTGCACACGTTCCTTGACGACATTGTAGGTGCAATTGCATCCGCAGCAAGTAGCCGTATTGCCCATCGCAAACAATCCGAGCGCGAAGAAGAGCTTGGTGAGAAGCCCGTAAGCGATGATGCCATTTAA
- a CDS encoding ferric reductase-like transmembrane domain-containing protein, with protein MAQWIVDYLPTWSLIRISGIAAYLLLFAGVFLGIAQGMPAAKGKPKAAMYKWHTRTTWLAFGLGIAHALILYIDHYSPFSWSELLIPFTASVHPIGSGLGTLSFYGLVIVLLSSDLRNKLGRKWWFIFHMLSYPVFIGLLIHGFVTGSDSSNVLIRLMYVFTGLSIIGMTVLRGLMRERKGPEITIGRKPVQPESTVERNWNELYQLAKVGVGRQEHLK; from the coding sequence ATGGCACAATGGATTGTAGATTATCTACCAACCTGGAGTTTAATTCGAATTAGTGGTATAGCCGCTTATCTGTTGCTCTTTGCAGGAGTGTTTCTAGGCATTGCTCAAGGCATGCCGGCAGCAAAGGGAAAGCCAAAAGCGGCGATGTATAAATGGCATACGAGAACCACATGGCTAGCTTTTGGGCTGGGGATTGCCCATGCGTTAATCCTGTATATTGATCATTACAGTCCGTTTAGCTGGAGTGAATTGTTAATTCCTTTTACAGCCTCGGTGCATCCGATTGGAAGTGGACTAGGAACGTTATCCTTTTATGGACTGGTCATTGTTCTACTCTCTAGTGATCTTCGTAACAAGCTTGGCCGCAAATGGTGGTTTATCTTCCATATGTTGTCCTATCCGGTGTTCATCGGTTTACTCATTCATGGATTTGTGACAGGCTCGGATTCTAGCAACGTATTGATTCGTTTGATGTATGTATTCACCGGGTTAAGTATTATCGGAATGACCGTGTTGCGTGGTTTGATGCGGGAGCGTAAGGGTCCTGAGATTACGATCGGTCGCAAACCCGTACAGCCTGAATCCACCGTTGAACGGAACTGGAATGAGCTATATCAGTTGGCAAAAGTCGGCGTAGGCAGACAGGAGCACTTGAAATAG
- a CDS encoding FAD:protein FMN transferase, whose translation MSRVEQQQAVLPLVSRFRAMNTVIEVHLVTGQEEAEHAADLVQNWFETQEKRFSRFVPDSELNRLNRSTGWLPVSAAMDEVLSLAYGYIGQTEGIFQPGISQALCQQGYDVSFEQLQSGMLTKQQDWSNTAQLVSSTSSDAIFDYCRPGWMHREGSRMVHLDPGTELDLGGIVKGWAVERIADWLQRSLHIPAGMINAGGDIQVWGTPAHSSWTVYITDPFLEKRNLTGSIQLDRGAVATSSLVRRQWLHPSGNGQMAHHLIDPRTLQSANTDIVQCTVLGQHTSQCEIIAKTVCILGSEEAIRWLNRHYDRHDVLWVTRDGSMWFRGNTDKLAERWPGIDPDHRFSLI comes from the coding sequence ATGAGCCGGGTTGAGCAGCAACAGGCAGTCCTTCCGCTAGTTTCGCGCTTCCGCGCGATGAATACGGTGATCGAGGTGCACTTAGTCACGGGGCAGGAGGAAGCTGAGCATGCTGCAGACCTAGTACAGAATTGGTTTGAAACACAGGAGAAACGTTTTAGCCGCTTTGTACCAGATAGTGAACTTAACCGACTAAATCGCTCTACAGGCTGGTTGCCTGTATCGGCTGCGATGGATGAAGTGCTGAGTCTCGCCTACGGATACATTGGTCAGACGGAAGGTATCTTTCAGCCAGGCATTTCTCAGGCACTTTGTCAGCAAGGATACGATGTAAGCTTTGAGCAGTTGCAATCAGGGATGCTTACCAAGCAGCAGGATTGGAGTAATACAGCACAGTTGGTGTCTTCCACCTCATCGGATGCAATATTTGATTACTGTCGTCCGGGTTGGATGCACAGAGAGGGGAGTCGAATGGTTCACTTGGATCCTGGGACTGAGCTGGATCTTGGCGGTATCGTCAAAGGATGGGCTGTAGAACGTATAGCGGATTGGCTGCAACGTTCACTTCATATCCCTGCTGGGATGATTAATGCTGGTGGCGATATTCAGGTCTGGGGCACCCCTGCTCATTCCAGCTGGACGGTCTATATCACTGACCCGTTCTTGGAGAAGCGCAATCTAACAGGCAGCATTCAGCTAGATCGTGGAGCAGTCGCGACGTCGAGTCTGGTACGGAGACAATGGCTACATCCTAGTGGTAATGGTCAAATGGCTCATCATTTAATCGACCCTCGAACGCTGCAGTCCGCGAATACGGATATCGTACAGTGTACTGTTCTGGGACAACACACCTCCCAATGCGAGATTATAGCGAAGACCGTTTGCATCCTGGGAAGTGAAGAAGCGATTCGTTGGTTGAATCGGCATTATGACCGTCATGACGTGTTATGGGTAACACGGGACGGCAGTATGTGGTTCAGAGGAAATACAGATAAACTAGCTGAGCGCTGGCCTGGCATTGATCCCGATCACCGTTTTAGCCTGATTTAA
- a CDS encoding MBL fold metallo-hydrolase: MKRSEAITMPEYIHRVKITMSFPLRWVNSYVLRESDGTITIVDPGPRSSETELEWQEALSNLGLSFQSISQIVLTHHHPDHLGLSGWLQQKTGAPVRMSSRSMKEAEYMWGQNATINVVLPEYYGQHGMPADKTKQIHEHMESFDSQITPLPEITPIEDGEWLQMGGQRWLAVETGGHAPGHLTFYAPESREILCGDAVLPQISPNVSLQPGSDTQPLLSYMEGLHRLGALDVERAYPGHRNPFLHFNERTVHLLTHHEERLQKMAERVAEAPVSAYDLCIFMFSDRLSIHQLRFAMSETLAHLQELIRRAIVVQQEQRDGTFLFNIKK, encoded by the coding sequence ATGAAGAGATCAGAAGCGATAACCATGCCGGAATACATACACCGGGTCAAGATAACGATGTCTTTTCCTTTGCGTTGGGTGAACAGTTATGTATTACGTGAGAGCGATGGAACGATTACGATTGTAGATCCAGGGCCGCGTAGCAGCGAGACTGAACTAGAGTGGCAGGAAGCGCTATCAAATTTAGGATTATCCTTTCAATCCATTAGCCAAATTGTATTAACGCACCACCATCCAGATCATCTGGGTTTGTCTGGCTGGCTGCAGCAAAAGACAGGTGCTCCTGTTCGCATGTCTAGTCGATCCATGAAAGAAGCGGAGTACATGTGGGGGCAGAACGCCACCATTAATGTCGTGCTACCTGAATATTATGGACAGCATGGGATGCCAGCAGATAAGACAAAACAGATTCATGAGCACATGGAGAGCTTTGATTCGCAGATTACCCCTCTTCCAGAGATAACTCCTATAGAAGATGGTGAGTGGTTGCAGATGGGGGGCCAGCGGTGGCTGGCGGTGGAAACAGGAGGACATGCTCCAGGACATTTAACCTTTTATGCTCCGGAGTCGAGAGAGATCCTGTGCGGGGATGCCGTTTTGCCACAGATTTCACCTAATGTCAGTCTTCAGCCCGGAAGTGATACGCAGCCCTTACTATCCTATATGGAGGGTTTGCATCGTCTTGGAGCTCTGGATGTGGAGCGAGCTTATCCTGGGCATCGTAATCCGTTTCTTCATTTCAATGAACGAACGGTTCACCTGCTCACACATCATGAGGAACGACTTCAGAAGATGGCTGAGCGAGTAGCGGAGGCACCTGTGAGTGCTTATGACCTTTGTATATTCATGTTTAGCGACCGCTTGAGCATCCATCAGCTGCGATTTGCGATGAGCGAAACGTTAGCACATCTACAGGAGTTGATCCGGCGAGCAATCGTTGTTCAGCAGGAACAGAGAGACGGTACGTTTTTGTTTAACATCAAGAAGTGA
- a CDS encoding class I SAM-dependent methyltransferase, translated as MTEWYEKSFGEDYLLVYKHRDVQGAVQEVHKMINWLRLEPNSRVLDLCCGMGRHSLALADAGFQVTGIDLSDVLLREARDMDTDNRVEWVHADMRDLPLKGGYDAVVNLFTSFGYFKEDGEQLKVLQVIRRMLKPGGSFIIDFMNTAYVTRHLVVQSTREDEGQYIEEFRKIEDGFVQKEIRITDTTIPDQKARVYHERVKLYSREQLNHLLHEAGLIVDQVHGGYDEEKYDEQESSRMIFVGHRPEE; from the coding sequence ATGACGGAATGGTATGAAAAGAGTTTCGGCGAGGACTATCTTCTGGTGTACAAACATCGCGATGTTCAAGGTGCAGTTCAAGAAGTACATAAAATGATCAACTGGTTACGGCTTGAGCCTAATTCGAGAGTGCTGGATCTGTGCTGCGGTATGGGGCGACATTCATTGGCACTTGCTGACGCGGGTTTCCAAGTGACAGGTATTGATCTATCTGATGTACTTTTGCGCGAAGCGCGAGATATGGATACAGACAACCGTGTAGAGTGGGTTCATGCGGACATGCGAGATCTACCATTAAAAGGTGGCTATGATGCTGTAGTCAATCTGTTTACATCCTTCGGTTATTTTAAGGAAGACGGAGAGCAGCTCAAGGTACTACAGGTTATTCGCCGAATGCTGAAGCCAGGGGGCAGTTTTATCATTGATTTTATGAATACAGCCTACGTGACTCGTCATCTGGTAGTCCAATCAACCCGTGAAGACGAAGGACAGTACATTGAAGAGTTTCGCAAGATAGAGGATGGATTTGTACAAAAGGAAATACGTATTACCGACACGACCATACCCGACCAGAAAGCACGTGTGTATCATGAACGGGTCAAGTTGTACAGCCGTGAACAATTAAACCATTTGTTACATGAAGCAGGTCTGATCGTCGATCAGGTTCATGGAGGATATGATGAAGAGAAATATGATGAACAGGAATCGTCACGTATGATCTTTGTGGGTCATCGTCCTGAAGAGTAA
- a CDS encoding DUF72 domain-containing protein produces MIRIGLTGWGDQEDLYAHRTKAKDKLALYGQFFSTVEVDSTFYAVQPRDRMARWAAETPDSFAFIVKAYQGMTGHLRGKPYFNSISEMYKAFRESLEPMMEAGKMQAALFQFPPWFDCNRENVNELREVRLRMEGIPCAIEFRHRSWYEDAMRERTLSFLKEQGWIHSVCDEPQAGQGSIPIVPRATDPEMTLVRMHGRNVSGWHQNGAPNWRETRYLYRYNQEELQEWKGYLEQLQEQSKDVYVIFNNNSGGDAATNARMMMDLLDIPLKPFPDKTIVEEEPGPEQLELF; encoded by the coding sequence ATCATTCGGATTGGACTCACCGGATGGGGAGATCAGGAAGATCTTTATGCACATCGTACAAAAGCCAAAGACAAGCTTGCCTTATATGGGCAATTTTTCTCAACCGTTGAGGTTGATAGCACCTTCTACGCTGTGCAACCCAGGGATCGGATGGCACGCTGGGCGGCTGAGACACCAGATTCCTTTGCTTTTATCGTTAAGGCGTATCAGGGAATGACAGGGCACCTGCGGGGCAAGCCCTATTTCAACAGTATATCTGAGATGTATAAAGCTTTCAGGGAGTCACTGGAGCCGATGATGGAGGCTGGCAAAATGCAGGCAGCCCTGTTCCAATTTCCGCCCTGGTTTGACTGCAATCGAGAGAATGTAAATGAACTGCGTGAAGTTAGGTTAAGAATGGAAGGTATTCCATGTGCCATTGAATTCCGTCACCGCAGTTGGTATGAAGATGCCATGCGTGAACGTACGTTATCTTTCCTGAAGGAACAGGGCTGGATTCACAGTGTATGCGATGAACCCCAGGCAGGACAAGGCTCAATCCCTATTGTACCTCGGGCTACAGATCCAGAGATGACACTGGTTCGTATGCATGGTCGAAACGTATCAGGCTGGCATCAGAATGGTGCGCCTAATTGGCGCGAGACCCGTTATCTGTATCGATATAATCAGGAAGAACTACAGGAATGGAAAGGTTATCTGGAGCAATTGCAGGAGCAGAGCAAGGATGTATATGTTATTTTCAACAACAACTCTGGCGGAGACGCCGCAACAAATGCACGTATGATGATGGATCTGCTGGATATTCCATTAAAGCCATTTCCCGATAAGACGATTGTGGAAGAGGAGCCAGGGCCAGAACAACTCGAATTATTTTGA
- a CDS encoding glycoside hydrolase family 105 protein translates to MANGRSTSGGSERRRDAAVKRADSTWGKELTIIRYFHENEAIAGKVHDSIPDVLTTVAQRYMGDHPKHSFLFRAYHRGGFRRLADYRYDLNLDQKWSDAHAGQYVYVWGKLWSQQDATLNTGLNCYSPVTVYVNGEEIFKSELLQELYPERRTQFPIHVKYGWNDVLLCFVKTEVGFGGIYGTASFKNFPLHFLTPGVDRQGQEGWLYSEPVDEPLTSLPHEGMTEAETGLTWFPQREWTEQELNAGNFGRIFGTEEPAAAYAWTKLDVTVPGTTPVILQGTHTGGLTLFVNDQEVYSGKTSGEFKVELPRKYGAVHLVAKGECLVVEDSWGFTIGGTTSDTASSKGWRLSSPHPVAGCADVWLYTGSFSLESAPTAGEIVVTDRVFDNGSTGVYWQVDLPETSVRPYLENTHYGKWNYPLGVTLLGLLQTGQELKRDDYVQYVRAHIELSTSFDRYGLWDRDHYGAAGINNQLSAIDSLDDCGSFGSTLLASMASGEIRGGLDTAHRIARYITDEQERLEDGAFYRVRGSGEMRHETMWCDDLYMSTPFLMRYGQLTGETSYWDDAINQFLLFRKYLYIPQQQIMSHVYDFVRGRATGIPWGRGNGWVLFSLTELLTILPNDHEKRPELLQFYRDLCQGYLSLQGENGLWHQVLNRPDSYEETSCTSMFIYAYARGIREGWLEDFEPYLEAVRKGWKGITRISIDYQGNVYGVCRGSGYSFTALYYRDDLGWNLNDTHGIGIVLLAGVEAHRMNQQLSQIGLPTSLTAGQR, encoded by the coding sequence TTGGCTAACGGCAGATCAACAAGTGGTGGAAGTGAAAGGCGGAGAGACGCTGCGGTTAAAAGAGCTGATTCAACTTGGGGAAAGGAGCTGACAATCATCCGTTATTTTCATGAGAACGAGGCGATTGCAGGCAAGGTTCATGATTCAATACCCGACGTACTGACGACAGTGGCTCAGCGTTATATGGGGGATCATCCCAAGCATTCCTTTTTATTCAGAGCTTACCACCGCGGTGGTTTCCGCAGGCTTGCAGACTACCGTTATGATCTGAATCTGGATCAGAAATGGAGCGATGCACATGCAGGACAATATGTATATGTGTGGGGGAAGTTATGGAGCCAGCAGGACGCCACATTAAATACAGGTCTGAACTGTTATAGTCCAGTGACTGTCTACGTGAATGGAGAAGAGATTTTCAAATCCGAATTGCTTCAGGAGCTGTATCCAGAGCGTAGAACTCAATTTCCGATCCATGTAAAATACGGCTGGAATGATGTACTGTTATGTTTTGTAAAAACCGAAGTAGGCTTTGGTGGCATATATGGAACCGCATCGTTCAAAAACTTCCCTCTTCATTTTCTGACGCCTGGCGTTGACCGTCAGGGTCAGGAAGGTTGGCTGTATTCGGAACCTGTGGATGAACCACTCACCTCACTTCCACATGAAGGCATGACCGAAGCGGAGACAGGACTTACATGGTTTCCACAGAGGGAATGGACAGAGCAAGAGCTGAACGCTGGTAACTTTGGCCGGATATTTGGTACAGAAGAGCCTGCTGCTGCGTATGCATGGACCAAACTTGATGTTACGGTACCCGGAACGACCCCAGTCATTTTGCAAGGTACACACACAGGTGGACTCACCTTATTTGTGAACGATCAGGAAGTATATTCGGGGAAGACAAGTGGTGAATTCAAGGTTGAACTTCCACGTAAGTATGGAGCTGTTCATTTAGTTGCCAAAGGCGAATGCTTGGTGGTAGAGGACAGCTGGGGCTTCACGATAGGTGGTACTACCTCTGATACTGCTTCCTCCAAAGGATGGAGGTTATCATCTCCACATCCGGTTGCGGGATGCGCGGATGTTTGGCTGTATACGGGCAGTTTTTCCCTCGAATCTGCACCCACTGCGGGTGAGATCGTTGTAACCGATAGGGTGTTTGATAACGGCAGTACCGGAGTTTACTGGCAAGTAGATCTGCCCGAGACCAGCGTTCGTCCTTATTTGGAGAATACGCATTATGGCAAATGGAATTATCCACTGGGAGTAACCCTGCTTGGTTTGCTTCAGACAGGTCAAGAGTTGAAGCGAGACGATTACGTGCAGTATGTACGAGCGCATATTGAACTGAGCACCTCTTTTGACCGTTATGGATTATGGGATCGAGACCATTATGGTGCAGCCGGTATCAACAATCAGCTGTCTGCCATTGACAGTCTTGATGATTGTGGCTCCTTCGGTTCTACGTTACTGGCGAGCATGGCAAGTGGTGAGATTCGCGGCGGACTCGATACAGCACACCGGATTGCTCGTTATATTACGGATGAACAGGAACGGCTGGAGGATGGCGCATTCTATCGAGTTCGGGGTAGCGGAGAGATGCGTCATGAAACGATGTGGTGTGATGACCTCTATATGAGTACACCTTTTTTAATGCGTTATGGTCAGCTCACGGGAGAAACATCATATTGGGACGATGCTATTAATCAATTCTTGCTGTTCCGCAAATATCTATATATTCCACAGCAACAGATCATGTCTCATGTGTATGATTTTGTGCGTGGACGGGCAACAGGTATTCCGTGGGGGCGAGGCAACGGCTGGGTGCTCTTCTCTCTAACCGAGTTGCTGACGATTCTGCCGAATGATCATGAAAAGCGACCGGAGCTGCTTCAGTTCTATCGTGATTTGTGTCAAGGCTACCTGTCATTGCAGGGAGAGAATGGTCTCTGGCACCAGGTATTGAATCGGCCTGATTCATATGAAGAGACATCCTGTACTTCGATGTTTATCTATGCCTACGCTCGTGGTATCCGAGAGGGTTGGCTAGAAGACTTTGAACCATATTTGGAGGCCGTGCGCAAAGGCTGGAAAGGGATTACGCGTATCTCTATTGATTATCAGGGGAATGTGTATGGCGTATGTCGTGGATCAGGTTACTCCTTCACAGCTTTATATTATCGAGATGATCTGGGCTGGAATCTGAATGATACACACGGCATTGGTATCGTGCTGCTTGCTGGGGTTGAGGCTCACAGGATGAACCAGCAACTGAGTCAAATTGGTTTGCCCACCTCACTTACGGCAGGTCAACGCTAA
- a CDS encoding polysaccharide deacetylase family protein, whose translation MGHRIQFDRYPGGVMKALTFSYDDGVVHDRRLVDIFNRYGLRGTFNLNSGVLGKVGRIGEDEVAELYAGHEVAVHTVTHPTLPYVPDELLTEEIMEDRRVLERLVDYPVRGMAYPNGGYDRSLSTKLEWLGLDYARTVESHGQFTLPERPLEWHPTCHHNHDLESLTERFIQHTKTGTPLLFYVWGHSYEFNDNDNWEIIERFGEQIGGRDDIWYATNIEIIAYWKAVKRLECSADRSMIHNPSSISVWLTADQQVVEVKGGETLRLKELIQLGERS comes from the coding sequence TCGTATCCAGTTCGACCGGTATCCGGGTGGAGTAATGAAAGCGTTGACGTTCAGTTACGATGATGGTGTGGTGCATGATCGTAGACTGGTGGATATTTTCAATCGTTATGGGTTGCGTGGAACATTTAATCTCAATTCTGGTGTGCTCGGTAAAGTGGGGCGAATTGGTGAAGATGAGGTTGCAGAGCTGTATGCAGGTCATGAAGTGGCTGTACATACTGTCACTCACCCTACGTTGCCATATGTTCCGGATGAACTGCTCACCGAAGAAATTATGGAAGATCGAAGAGTATTGGAAAGGCTTGTTGATTATCCTGTGAGAGGAATGGCCTATCCCAATGGTGGATATGATCGTTCACTCAGCACCAAGTTGGAATGGCTAGGTCTGGATTATGCACGAACTGTTGAATCCCATGGGCAATTCACATTGCCTGAACGACCGCTTGAATGGCATCCGACATGCCACCATAACCATGATTTGGAATCTTTAACTGAACGATTTATTCAGCATACAAAGACAGGTACACCACTACTCTTCTACGTATGGGGTCACAGCTATGAATTCAATGATAATGATAATTGGGAAATTATTGAACGGTTCGGAGAGCAGATTGGTGGCAGAGATGATATTTGGTATGCCACTAATATAGAGATTATTGCCTACTGGAAAGCAGTGAAGCGGCTGGAATGCTCAGCAGATCGTTCGATGATTCATAATCCGTCTTCGATTTCAGTTTGGCTAACGGCAGATCAACAAGTGGTGGAAGTGAAAGGCGGAGAGACGCTGCGGTTAAAAGAGCTGATTCAACTTGGGGAAAGGAGCTGA